Proteins from one Chelonia mydas isolate rCheMyd1 chromosome 14, rCheMyd1.pri.v2, whole genome shotgun sequence genomic window:
- the LOC102933301 gene encoding HLA class II histocompatibility antigen, DP beta 1 chain, whose translation MAGERRMAGESCSVSYSFPISLSLPASLQGESFPHEIGVPAHCNLLVCSVTGFYPSGIEIKWLKNGQEQTAGVVSMELLQNGDWTFQILVMLEMSPRRGDVYTCQVEHISLRDPLTVHWGSG comes from the exons ATGGCGGGGGAAAGGCGAATGGCGGGAGAG TCCTGCTCTGTCTCTTACtcctttcccatctctctctctctccctgcttctcTCCAAGGTGAAAGTTTCCCCCATGAAATCGGGGTCCCAGCCCATTGCAACCTGCTGGTTTGCTCTGTGACAGGGTTTTACCCCTCAGGGATCGAGATCAAGTGGCTGAAGAATGGGCAGGAGCAGACGGCCGGGGTGGTGTCCATGGAGCTGCTCCAGAACGGAGACTGGACCTTCCAGATCCTGGTGATGCTGGAGATGAGCCCCCGGCGCGGGGACGTCTACACCTGCCAGGTGGAACACATCAGCCTGCGGGACCCCCTCACCGTGCACTGGG GCTCTGGCTGA
- the LOC102933531 gene encoding LOW QUALITY PROTEIN: antigen-presenting glycoprotein CD1d2 (The sequence of the model RefSeq protein was modified relative to this genomic sequence to represent the inferred CDS: inserted 2 bases in 1 codon; deleted 1 base in 1 codon), with protein sequence MEGASHALTRGQGLVLILRSGIPLPRCLRSPTPSALIGSGLAAAGTELSRDRQREKLAERGVPWVGTYSMWATLGPSSRCPDTCHSLGPAAPARMLLPLLLLPWAWGARAAFPPVPPGFVTLRVLLTSRFHNASSADMELMALLGDLETHSLDCSTCQIRFLQPWAQQGLTPKQWQDVELLIHRSLSDFILTVTRIAQQQGMGYAPPHPPALPAPDPFVTQASLGCELHPNGTSRGFYDAAGNGEGVVSFEVDVGTWVARSEDKLALHARDLLNWDKSASARLQVFFRITCIYLLRTFVAYGKESLERQERPVAVVFARAPPPAGTPAPLLLVCRVTGFYPRPIRVAWLQDGEEVAPGGRLSSSGILPNADLTYQLRSSLAVEPGDGHSYACRVEHSSLGSQSLLIPWEQGRRWVPGLAVGITLGALAVAAVAVVLWWSRHRVYQDVRPGESRAXEGGTGPGVGIGQSPGDMDLGAGSVPGSRAEGPEGRTGSGPWEIGALGGGWDSSPSGTFRGRWTFAGTMGLLGSRICRKPVLACAIQ encoded by the exons atggagggggcGTCACACGCACTGACCCGGGGACAGGGCCTGGTTCTGATCTTGCGGTCGGGGATCCCCCTCCCGCGCTGCCTCCGCTCCCCGACTCCCTCTGCCCTGATTGGCTCGGGGCTGGCAGCTGCGGGGACGGAGCTGAGcagagacagacaaagagagaagTTGGCAGAGAGGGGTGTGCCCTGGGTAGGAACCTACAGCATGTGGGCGACTCTGGGCCCCTCGTCCCGCTGCCCTGACACCTGCCACAGCCTGGGTCCCGCTGCCCCTGCCAGGAtgctgctccctctgctgctcctcccctgGGCATGGGGGGCCCGGGCCG ccttccctcctgtccccccagGGTTTGTCACCCTCCGGGTGCTCCTAACCTCCCGATTCCACAACGCCAGCTCCGCGGACATGGAGCTGATGGCCCTGCTGGGCGACCTGGAGACCCACTCCCTGGACTGCAGCACCTGCCAGatccgcttcctgcagccctgggcccagcagggccTGACCCCGAAGCAGTGGCAGGACGTGGAGCTGCTGATCCATCGCTCCCTGTCCGACTTCATCCTCACAGTGACCAGAATAGCTCAGCAGCAGGGAATGGGCT ACGCCCCTCCTCAT CCCCCTGCCCTTCCTGCTCCAGACCCCTTTGTTACCCAGGCCTCCCTCGGCTGCGAGCTGCACCCCAACGGCACCTCGAGGGGATTCTATGACGCTGCGGGGAACGGCGAGGGCGTCGTGAGCTTTGAGGTGGACGTGGGCACCTGGGTCGCTCGTTCGGAGGATAAGCTGGCGCTCCACGCCCGGGACCTTCTCAACTGGGATAAGAGCGCGTCCGCCAGGCTTCAGGTTTTTTTTAGAATAACTTGCATCTATCTGCTCAGGACGTTTGTCGCGTACGGGAAAGAGTCTCTGGAGAGGCAAG AGCGGCCGGTCGCCGTGGTGTTTGCCCGAGCGCCTCCCCCAGCCGGGACCCCCGCGCCGTTACTGCTGGTTTGCCGGGTCACCGGTTTCTACCCCCGGCCCATCCGCGTGGCCTGGCTGCAGGACGGGGAGGAGGTGGCGCCAGGCGGGCGGCTGAGCTCCAGCGGGATCCTGCCCAACGCGGACCTCACCTACCAGCTGCGCAGCTCCCTGGCCGTGGAGCCGGGCGACGGGCACAGCTACGCCTGCCgggtggagcacagcagcctGGGGAGCCAGAGCCTGCTGATCCCCTGGG AGCAGGGCAGGCGCTGGGTCCCTGGCCTGGCCGTGGGCATCACCCTGGGGGCTCTGGCCGTAGCCGCCGTGGCCGTGGTGCTGTGGTGGAGCAGACACAG AGTCTACCAGGACGTTAGACCAGGAGAGTCCAGGGC TGAGGGCGGCACCGGCCCAGGCGTGGGCATCGGCCAGTCTCCTGGGGACATGGACCTTGGGGCTGGATCCGTGCCTGGCTCCAGGGCTGAGGGCCCCGAGGGCAGGACTGGATCGGGGCCCTGGGAGAtcggggctctgggtggggggtgggattcTTCTCCTTCTGGGACGTTCAGGGGACGTTGGACATTTGCGGGCACCATGGGATTGCTGGGATCCAGGATCTGCAGAAAGCCGGTGCTGGCCTGTGCCATCCAATAA